The following coding sequences are from one Pseudonocardia sp. HH130630-07 window:
- a CDS encoding TauD/TfdA family dioxygenase yields MAVTDTDGRRRGEVRPELKGLVDETGTVPRTAPVEDARRVLAEDGVVRIPGAGDDPEVLVETAARLLGRRLRELFGIRPQGGTDSPVLGLHNDGAFLEGDVHGRTVRLRDPDEDYLLMHCSAPAPSGGDSVLVDGYRLIDRVAVEDPGLHAFLTGADTDFFGSRTDPPRGVPSTPLLRRMVEHTRGGRRAVRASDYALPVPREPEWDEHLARIEEYADLLATAFEVAPRFRLERGDLLVLDNYRFLHGRDAFSGSRVLHVLSVRSTDAF; encoded by the coding sequence GTGGCGGTCACCGACACGGACGGACGGCGGCGGGGCGAGGTCCGGCCCGAGCTCAAGGGCCTGGTGGACGAGACCGGGACGGTGCCGCGCACCGCGCCGGTCGAGGACGCCCGGCGGGTGCTCGCCGAGGACGGCGTCGTCCGGATCCCGGGTGCCGGCGACGATCCCGAGGTGCTGGTGGAGACCGCCGCCCGGCTGCTCGGCCGGCGGCTGCGGGAGCTGTTCGGCATCCGGCCGCAGGGCGGCACCGACTCACCGGTGCTCGGCCTGCACAACGACGGCGCGTTCCTCGAGGGTGACGTGCACGGACGCACCGTGCGACTGCGCGACCCGGACGAGGACTACCTGCTGATGCACTGCTCCGCACCGGCGCCGTCCGGTGGCGACTCGGTGCTGGTCGACGGCTACCGGCTCATCGACCGGGTGGCCGTCGAGGATCCCGGTCTGCACGCGTTCCTCACCGGCGCCGACACCGACTTCTTCGGCAGCCGGACCGACCCGCCGCGCGGTGTGCCGTCCACACCGTTGCTGCGCCGGATGGTCGAGCACACCCGTGGCGGTCGCCGGGCCGTCCGGGCCAGCGACTACGCGCTGCCGGTGCCCCGGGAGCCGGAGTGGGACGAGCACCTGGCCCGGATCGAGGAGTACGCCGACCTGCTCGCCACCGCGTTCGAGGTGGCGCCGCGGTTCCGGCTGGAGCGGGGCGACCTGCTCGTCCTCGACAACTAC